Proteins from a genomic interval of Paenibacillus sp. FSL H8-0048:
- a CDS encoding bile acid:sodium symporter family protein: MRTMLGAVRHGLISSNRVLERIMPLLTPAAIVVGVLNEVSLLPLTWLVPWIFAGMTLIGSLKSNFRDLLAVLVKPQKLILLLVILHVVMPLIGWVAAMLFFPGDPYTVTGYVLLFAIPTGVVSVVWVSMHGGNIALTLALILIDTLLSPLIVPATLYVLMGASVQMDAGEMMRGLLWMVVLPSVAGMLLNQFSKGKISTVCGPPLAPFVKVGLFTVVSINGASIARYLKHPDGKLILIIAVTFVTVALGYVIGAFVSRRLHYDHESSVAVQFNSGMRNLSAGAVLAVRYFPPAVALPVISGMLFQQILAACSGMFIRSRVRRRQQQARPVAVPTGASASPDSPGT, translated from the coding sequence ATGAGAACCATGCTTGGTGCAGTAAGACACGGATTAATATCATCCAACCGTGTGCTGGAGCGGATTATGCCGCTGCTAACACCCGCAGCCATCGTAGTTGGCGTGCTCAATGAGGTGTCTCTGCTTCCGTTAACGTGGCTGGTGCCTTGGATCTTCGCCGGTATGACACTGATCGGCAGTCTGAAATCGAATTTCCGGGATCTGCTAGCCGTGCTGGTCAAGCCGCAGAAGCTGATTCTTCTGCTGGTTATCCTGCACGTTGTGATGCCGCTGATCGGGTGGGTGGCTGCGATGCTGTTTTTCCCGGGTGATCCTTATACCGTTACAGGGTATGTGCTGCTCTTCGCTATTCCGACCGGAGTGGTCAGTGTAGTCTGGGTATCCATGCATGGCGGGAATATCGCGCTTACGCTGGCGCTGATCTTGATCGATACGCTATTATCTCCATTGATTGTACCGGCTACGCTGTATGTCCTGATGGGGGCGAGCGTACAGATGGACGCCGGTGAGATGATGCGGGGCCTGCTGTGGATGGTGGTACTGCCTTCTGTAGCAGGAATGCTGCTGAATCAATTCAGCAAAGGCAAGATCAGCACGGTATGCGGTCCGCCGCTGGCCCCGTTTGTCAAGGTGGGCTTGTTCACCGTGGTCTCGATCAATGGGGCCAGCATCGCCCGGTATCTGAAGCATCCGGATGGCAAGCTCATCCTTATTATCGCGGTTACCTTCGTTACGGTCGCGCTCGGTTACGTTATTGGAGCATTCGTTTCGCGCCGCCTGCATTATGACCATGAGAGCTCCGTGGCCGTACAGTTCAACTCCGGCATGCGTAATCTCAGTGCAGGCGCAGTGCTGGCTGTGCGCTACTTCCCGCCCGCTGTGGCACTGCCCGTGATCTCCGGTATGCTGTTCCAGCAGATTCTGGCTGCCTGCTCCGGCATGTTCATCCGCAGCAGGGTGAGACGGCGGCAGCAGCAAGCCCGGCCGGTAGCAGTGCCGACTGGCGCCTCAGCTTCGCCGGACAGCCCGGGCACTTAG
- a CDS encoding radical SAM protein — translation MSTKYKALELDKPMTYELEGLEVGVTSNCNFRCDYCCAYNRNDGQTLDGKEVIRILEELPNLKRVRLSGGEVTLKFQDCVEIVAYCSSRGIQTQLNSNGSLLNEQRIGQLVDAGLTTIHISFNFTTAEGFSRYYNIHTSVYHKIRENITMFAKTNVNVVLETLLFNETQDHMQEISEHVYSMGVRTHEIQNSIIMGHTGWKAIAAREQLKNAVNELIARKPEDTTLYFTCMDRFMDAMGFEEQPGVYFPHCIEGMKQLHLHGNGDILISELCHPVIIGNIYNGTSLKDLYSNMPAPLSDYLEKRPCPALDALFPQGV, via the coding sequence ATGAGTACGAAATACAAAGCACTGGAACTGGATAAGCCGATGACGTATGAGCTGGAAGGGCTGGAAGTCGGCGTAACCTCGAACTGCAATTTCCGCTGTGATTACTGCTGCGCTTATAATAGAAATGACGGCCAGACTCTTGACGGCAAGGAGGTCATCCGCATTTTGGAGGAGCTGCCTAATCTGAAGCGTGTGCGTCTGTCGGGCGGAGAGGTTACGCTGAAGTTCCAGGATTGTGTGGAGATTGTGGCCTACTGCTCTTCGCGCGGCATTCAGACCCAGCTCAATTCGAACGGCAGTCTGCTGAATGAGCAGCGGATCGGGCAGCTGGTGGACGCAGGTCTGACGACGATTCATATCTCTTTCAATTTCACCACGGCTGAGGGCTTCTCGCGGTATTACAACATTCACACCAGCGTCTATCACAAAATCAGAGAGAACATCACTATGTTCGCCAAAACAAACGTGAATGTCGTGCTGGAGACACTGCTGTTCAATGAGACTCAGGATCATATGCAGGAAATCAGCGAGCATGTCTATTCCATGGGCGTAAGAACGCATGAAATCCAGAATAGTATTATCATGGGACATACCGGCTGGAAGGCGATTGCCGCCCGCGAGCAGCTGAAGAATGCCGTCAATGAGCTGATTGCACGGAAGCCGGAGGACACCACTCTCTACTTCACCTGTATGGACCGGTTCATGGATGCAATGGGCTTCGAGGAGCAGCCGGGCGTCTATTTCCCGCATTGCATTGAAGGCATGAAGCAGCTTCATCTGCACGGTAACGGCGACATTCTGATCTCCGAGCTGTGCCACCCGGTTATTATCGGCAATATCTATAATGGAACGTCACTGAAGGACTTGTACAGTAATATGCCTGCACCTCTGTCAGACTATCTGGAGAAACGGCCTTGCCCGGCGCTGGACGCCTTGTTCCCCCAAGGAGTATAG
- a CDS encoding stalk domain-containing protein, translating into MKHLAKIVLCAAISLGSLSALPASTVHAAPAGVSIMLDGYPLPFPVEPVMMNGTTMVPFRAISEALGIQVEWNQKARKITATRKDAAGSAPTVVVLTLGSKNAVVNGTVVKLAAAPQDIRGTTMLPLKFFSQQFGAAASWNQASKTVFITSPKRDMYTLGFYAQKAYSEVSLIPSFDAVAFGWARIDKNGQFTTTGKDFWWPEAAGEVTPESIVQNAAAGGTAPYLMIYSSDSSLELSKNLEDAQLQQQTIASIVDLASQKGFKGIGLDLEGLGLTGDKALVQSQYNAFVKNLSTAARAASLKLTVILHPLNSSYKGYDYKTLGKLADDLVIMAYAYEGETGPEPMKKVDESIRLALDQVSKEKLILGISVYSENEASVNAKIGLAKRYGLKGIAVWRLGIIGQPVLNRMGEAIEL; encoded by the coding sequence ATGAAGCATTTGGCTAAAATCGTATTATGCGCAGCGATCTCACTCGGCAGCCTCTCGGCACTTCCGGCAAGTACGGTCCATGCTGCGCCTGCGGGCGTCAGCATCATGCTGGATGGCTATCCTCTGCCGTTTCCGGTAGAGCCGGTGATGATGAACGGAACGACCATGGTGCCCTTCCGCGCCATCTCTGAAGCCCTGGGAATTCAGGTGGAATGGAATCAGAAGGCCCGCAAGATCACAGCCACCCGGAAGGACGCAGCTGGATCTGCTCCAACTGTAGTCGTCCTGACCCTCGGCAGCAAAAATGCCGTCGTGAACGGGACCGTAGTGAAGCTTGCGGCAGCGCCGCAGGATATCCGCGGAACGACGATGCTTCCGCTCAAATTCTTCAGCCAGCAGTTCGGGGCGGCAGCCTCCTGGAATCAGGCATCCAAGACCGTATTCATAACTTCCCCGAAGCGGGATATGTATACCTTGGGCTTCTACGCACAGAAGGCTTACAGTGAGGTCTCGCTGATTCCAAGCTTCGATGCGGTTGCTTTTGGCTGGGCGCGGATTGACAAGAACGGCCAGTTCACCACCACGGGCAAGGATTTCTGGTGGCCGGAGGCGGCTGGCGAGGTTACGCCGGAATCGATTGTGCAGAATGCGGCGGCGGGAGGGACCGCTCCCTACCTGATGATCTATTCCAGTGACTCGTCACTGGAGCTGAGCAAGAATCTGGAGGACGCGCAGCTACAGCAGCAGACGATCGCCAGTATTGTCGATTTGGCCTCACAGAAGGGCTTCAAGGGCATCGGACTCGATCTTGAAGGCTTGGGACTGACGGGGGATAAGGCGCTGGTGCAGAGCCAATATAACGCTTTTGTCAAAAATCTCTCCACCGCCGCCCGCGCCGCCAGCCTCAAGCTGACTGTCATTCTGCATCCGCTGAACAGCTCCTACAAGGGCTATGATTACAAGACGCTGGGGAAACTTGCGGACGATCTGGTTATCATGGCTTACGCCTATGAAGGAGAGACCGGGCCGGAGCCGATGAAGAAGGTCGATGAGAGCATCCGGCTGGCGCTTGATCAGGTCAGCAAGGAGAAGCTGATTCTTGGGATCTCGGTCTACAGTGAGAACGAAGCCTCTGTCAATGCCAAGATCGGTCTGGCTAAGCGTTACGGCCTTAAGGGAATTGCGGTCTGGCGTCTGGGAATCATCGGCCAGCCGGTGCTGAACCGGATGGGAGAAGCTATCGAGCTGTAG
- a CDS encoding RNA-guided endonuclease InsQ/TnpB family protein: MLKNKKQGGETLQTVTIQIRIFPTHPSVLVDMGNEYICTVNQLTEQAERSGTFPKLTSKTVHANLPSAVKNQVIRDAKSLFQRFKKTKKRPLLQKRVYYVNNQNYTIWGNHISFPVILEGKAQRLVVPALLSDRERGMFVNGKLGLLRVVQKSAKWFVQISIERPTKPAEGHEVMGIDLGLKVPAVVVTSSGKTKFCGNGRKNKFVRRKYSAYRRKLGKLKKLSAIRKQNDKESRFMKDQNHKISRQIVNMAIQEKVSVIKLEKLTNIRKTTRTSRKNARNLHHWSFYQLQMFIGYKATLAGIQVVEVNPAYTSQTCPSCGERNKAKDRTYQCDCGYIAHRDRVGAINIMRQPVADGNSLPA; encoded by the coding sequence ATGTTGAAGAACAAAAAACAAGGGGGTGAGACCCTGCAAACCGTAACGATTCAAATCCGCATTTTCCCAACCCATCCGTCTGTATTGGTGGATATGGGCAACGAATACATTTGTACCGTCAACCAACTAACGGAGCAAGCCGAAAGGTCTGGAACGTTCCCGAAGCTAACTTCAAAAACCGTCCATGCCAATCTACCCTCTGCCGTAAAGAATCAAGTGATTCGAGACGCCAAAAGCCTATTTCAGCGGTTCAAGAAAACGAAGAAGCGACCTCTTCTCCAAAAGAGGGTGTACTACGTGAACAATCAAAATTATACGATCTGGGGCAACCACATTTCTTTTCCGGTGATCCTGGAAGGAAAAGCACAACGTCTTGTGGTTCCTGCGCTTCTTTCGGACCGGGAGCGAGGCATGTTTGTGAACGGGAAGCTTGGACTTCTGCGCGTGGTTCAAAAATCAGCGAAATGGTTTGTTCAAATTTCAATCGAACGCCCCACTAAGCCAGCCGAGGGTCATGAAGTGATGGGGATTGATTTAGGCTTGAAAGTTCCTGCTGTTGTCGTAACCTCTAGCGGCAAGACAAAGTTTTGCGGAAATGGACGTAAAAACAAGTTTGTTCGCCGTAAGTACAGTGCCTATCGCCGCAAATTAGGAAAGCTTAAAAAGTTATCAGCGATCCGTAAACAGAACGACAAGGAAAGTCGTTTTATGAAAGATCAGAATCACAAAATCAGCCGCCAGATCGTGAATATGGCGATTCAAGAAAAGGTGTCTGTCATCAAGCTGGAGAAACTGACGAATATCCGTAAGACGACAAGAACAAGTCGTAAAAACGCTAGAAATCTGCATCATTGGTCGTTCTATCAGTTGCAAATGTTCATCGGGTATAAGGCGACACTCGCTGGAATCCAAGTGGTTGAAGTGAATCCGGCTTACACATCGCAAACCTGTCCCTCTTGTGGAGAGCGGAACAAAGCAAAGGATCGAACGTATCAGTGCGACTGCGGTTATATAGCACATCGAGATCGGGTCGGTGCCATCAACATCATGCGTCAACCTGTGGCAGATGGTAATAGTCTGCCAGCCTAG